ATAGCTCCTTTATTCATAATGTATTAAAAAATTTAGGTTATAAATTAGTTGAATATATAAATTTGAAAATGATGCAATACTTAGAATTGTAAAGGTTTAATTAAATTGTTTTTTTATTATTAAAACATTAACTTTTTGACCTGCACATATATAACATTTATTTTTATTGGCTTTAAAATTGTAATTAATATTCTATAAATCCAATATTTTAACAAAAATATATTTAACATTTAGAATATGAGACTGATTTATACTGCTAAAGCTATTGAATTTTATGATTTATACCGTCAACATTATTTAGGGAGAAAGTGAATTTAAAAAAAAATGAAAGGTAACTTGCATTTATACAATGATTTATATATATACCGATTCTGAATTTCATTTCCGTGTAGCCAATTGTTAACAGACTTGTTGATTAACAATCTGTTGATATGATTTCCTTCAATAAAATTTGATCATAAAAAAGAAAAATTTGTTCTTGCCTCCATTTTTGAAATGATCAACATATTAAATTCCTATATAATGTTTTATCTTAAAAAGTTCTTGCCCTAAATTTATTTAAGTAGCTAATAATCTTGTAATTATAAGTAGTAGTTGTTTGTGGCCTGAAAGGTTTCTGTTGAAAATAACAAAGGCTGCGGATTCATGCCGCAGCCTAAGTTCAGCGCTATGCAAAATATATAACATGTACCTAATAGCCACGCGGAATATAATGGGTATGCAGGAGATGATGCGACAACTCGCCCAGTGGTTTATCCAGAAAATCAGTATAAAGATTCAAAATGTCCGGATTTTCATGAGATTTACGTATGCCTTTATATAAATCTTCGATATAAAGGGATTCGGCTCTTTTCATTCTGCTTTCCAGGGTGCTGGGAATAGGCTGGCCACCTCCGCCCAGGCAGCCGCCCGGGCAAGTCATTACTTCAATGAAGGCGTATGGTGACTGGCCTCTTTCTATTTGTGCCAATAATTGCCTGGCATTTTTCAACGTATGAGCTACGGCCACTTTTATTTTTGTTCCGTCCAGGTCAACGTCGGCCGATTTAATGCCATCCATTCCACGGACCGCTTCGAATTCAAGTCTTGGCAAGGGCCTGCCGGTATAAAGCTCGTAAGCTGTTCTTAAGGCTGCTTCCATCACTCCGCCGGTAGCGCCAAATATCGTCCCTGCCCCGGTAGAGGTACCCAAGGGATGGTCAAAGTCTTCTTCCTTTAAATTGGCAAAATCTATACCTGCCTCTTTAAACATTCTAGCCAATTCGCGGGTGGTAATGGCATAATCCACATCAGGGAAATTGTCACTGTTGCGCAGGAGCATGCTGCCTTTCCAATATTCAAATGCCGCATTCATTTCGGGACGGCGTGCTTCAAATTTCTTTGCTGTGCAGGGCATAACCGAAACCACCACCATCTTTCTGGGATTAATATTGTTCTTTTCTGCATAATAAGTTTTGGCTATGGCCCCGAACATTTGCTGGGGTGATTTGCAGGTGGACAAGTGTCCCAGCAACATGGGGTAGAAGTGTTCGATAAATTTGATCCATCCGGGTGAGCAGGAGGTAATCATTGGCAAGGTACCACCATTTTTTATCCGTTGAAGCAATTCGTTCCCTTCTTCAATGATGGTCAGGTCGGCAGCGAACTGGGTATCAAATACCTTATCAAATCCCAGTCTTCGTAATCCTGCAGCCATTTTGCCCGTTACCAGGCTGCCGGCCGGCATGCTCATTGCTTCACCTATGCCTACCCTTATGGCCGGAGCGGTTTGAACCACTACCATTTTCAATGGATCATTTAAGGCTTTCCAGACCTCATTCACATGGCTTTTTTCCGTGATAGCACCTGTGGGACACACCAGTGCACATTGTCCACAGTTCATGCAGGCTACATTTCCCAATCCGGATTCAAGGAAGGTCCCGATATGGCTGTATGTTCC
This genomic interval from Bacteroidota bacterium contains the following:
- a CDS encoding NADH-dependent [FeFe] hydrogenase, group A6, with the translated sequence MMNITIDNIPVEVEEKTTLMDACRQQGIKIPSLCSMKDISHNASCAICVVEVKGARSLARACVTQVREGMEIITNNPRIQEARRVNIELLLANHPADCFYCERNQNCELQKISLDLGISDKRFARIRPEKKMIDDSSPSIIRDAEKCILCGRCVAVCREMQTVNAIDFYGRGTYSHIGTFLESGLGNVACMNCGQCALVCPTGAITEKSHVNEVWKALNDPLKMVVVQTAPAIRVGIGEAMSMPAGSLVTGKMAAGLRRLGFDKVFDTQFAADLTIIEEGNELLQRIKNGGTLPMITSCSPGWIKFIEHFYPMLLGHLSTCKSPQQMFGAIAKTYYAEKNNINPRKMVVVSVMPCTAKKFEARRPEMNAAFEYWKGSMLLRNSDNFPDVDYAITTRELARMFKEAGIDFANLKEEDFDHPLGTSTGAGTIFGATGGVMEAALRTAYELYTGRPLPRLEFEAVRGMDGIKSADVDLDGTKIKVAVAHTLKNARQLLAQIERGQSPYAFIEVMTCPGGCLGGGGQPIPSTLESRMKRAESLYIEDLYKGIRKSHENPDILNLYTDFLDKPLGELSHHLLHTHYIPRGY